One Panicum virgatum strain AP13 chromosome 9K, P.virgatum_v5, whole genome shotgun sequence genomic region harbors:
- the LOC120647255 gene encoding photosynthetic NDH subunit of subcomplex B 2, chloroplastic, with the protein MATSSILPLRLPSCARQGTTVRAAAAAAAAAVATTTAQSLEESYGRKGLKFVADPAGGASTAVLSVRNGSSLLLRLGDGLVTSYRPKVYWKDDGCREVLHTVADPSGDPAKAKGGVGLVLNDVSSSGGAQSLIDGSAWAIKDVDSDSYDAVQVELGCTKGKLDISYVVTLYPLSMATAVIVRNTGTKPVELTSAMLSHIKFDKRGGTAVEGLRGCPYCSHPPPAASFSLLSPAEAMKREDPGWFFGGGEEPRQGVWIVEEDQYTILKKKVSRVYAAPPEERKKRIYSTAPSKFTTIDQYSGLGFRLVRMGFEDMYLSSPGGMYDKFGSDYFLCTGPASMLVPVVVNPGEEWKAAQVIEHDNL; encoded by the exons AtggccacctcctccatcctcccgCTCCGCCTCCCGTCCTGCGCGCGCCAGGGCACCaccgtgcgcgccgccgccgccgctgccgctgccgcggtGGCGACCACGACCGCGCAGTCCCTGGAGGAGTCGTACGGGCGGAAGGGCCTCAAGTTCGTCGCCGACCCGGCCGGCGGGGCCTCCACGGCGGTGCTGAGCGTGCGGAACGGAagctccctgctcctccggctcggCGACGGCCTCGTCACGTCGTACAGGCCCAAGGTGTACTGGAAGGACGACGGGTGCAGGGAGGTGCTGCACACCGTGGCAGACCCCAGCGGTGACCCCGCCAAGGCGAAGGGCGGCGTCGGGCTCGTGCTCAACGATGTGTCCTCGTCGGGCGGCGCCCAGTCGCTGATCGACGGCTCCGCCTGGGCCATCAAGGATGTGGATTCTGACTCCTACGATGCAGTGCAG GTTGAGCTGGGGTGCACCAAGGGGAAGCTGGACATCTCGTACGTGGTGACGCTGTACCCTCTGAGCATGGCGACGGCGGTGATCGTCCGGAACACGGGCACCAAGCCGGTGGAGCTGACGAGCGCGATGCTGAGCCACATCAAGTTCGACAAGCGGGGCGGCACGGCTGTGGAGGGCCTCCGGGGCTGCCCCTACTGCTcccacccgccgccggccgccagctTCAGCCTCCTCTCCCCGGCCGAGGCCATGAAGCGGGAGGACCCCGGCTGGttcttcggcggcggcgaggagccccGGCAGGGGGTCTGGATCGTCGAGGAGGACCAATACACCATTCTCAAGAAGAAGGTGAGCCGGGtgtacgccgcgccgccggaggagaggaagaagcgCATCTACAGCACCGCGCCCTCCAAGTTCACCACCATCGATCAG TATAGCGGGCTGGGGTTCAGGTTGGTGAGGATGGGGTTCGAGGACATGTACCTGAGCAGCCCGGGGGGCATGTACGACAAGTTCGGCTCGGACTACTTCCTGTGCACGGGGCCGGCGTCCATGCTGGTGCCCGTCGTCGTCAACCCCGGCGAGGAGTGGAAGGCGGCGCAGGTCATCGAGCACGACAACTTGTAA
- the LOC120648260 gene encoding clumping factor A-like, with protein sequence MALPIVQVLVLKDVQRIVSLNVPSRVDIVGAESVRAAAAMAALLKDKHNRGVEKDVLEEDSAADEEEGEKVDNKCVEGKREKDSDVADSDADAEHDSATDDEEYNPTIDNEEEGEKADNEREKDSDAADSDADADHDSATDDKEVGPTIDDEEEGEKADNVGEKDFDGSTSAPRGARAETKGGRGGREARQAEEDRHGRRRGLHAAQDKKQGKWVATRLNNLIEYVNYLHEVCPVKM encoded by the exons ATGGCCCTCCCCATAGTCCAGGTGCTCGTTCTAAAGGACGTGCAGAGGATCGTCAGTCTCAATGTACCCAGTCGCGTCGACATTGTTGGCGCGGAGTCggtgcgcgctgccgccgcaaTGGCAGCACTGCTGAAGGATAAGCACAACCGTGGCGTGgagaaggatgtgctcgaggaGGACTCCGCCGCtgacgaggaggagggcgagaaGGTCGACAACAAGTGTGTTGAAGGAA AGCGGGAGAAGGATTCCGACGTCGCGgactccgacgccgacgccgagcacGACTCCGCCACTGACGACGAGGAGTACAACCCCACCATCGACAacgaggaggagggcgagaaGGCCGACAACGAGCGGGAGAAGGATTCCGACGCCGCGgactccgacgccgacgccgatcACGACTCCGCCACTGACGACAAGGAGGTCGGCCCCACcatcgacgacgaggaggagggcgagaaGGCCGACAACGTGGGGGAGAAGGATTTCGACGGCTCGACGAGCGCACCAAGAGGAGCAAGGGCAGAAACGAAAGGCGGTCGAGGTGGTCGTGAAGCGCGCCAAGCAGAGGAAGACCGGCATGGCCGGAGGCGAGGCCTCCACGCCGCGCAAGACAAGAAGCAAGGCAAGTGGGTCGCTACCCGCCTCAACAACCTGATCGAGTACGTCAATTATTTGCATGAGGTGTGCCCTGTGAAGATGTAA
- the LOC120647251 gene encoding phosphoserine aminotransferase 2, chloroplastic-like encodes MELSYPDPTGCQHKLGETSRGLLKVCNLSAVTLLSSSWLQFAGKLNATAPTTTQRATNPFGIGFASSPIARRRANPRILTPPLPARSYRSRPLSHSAPSNSKPSSPLLSHPPTMAAAATSTAHSLLLQRPTAPRAPAAAASSLRLPARAAKISCAAVAAPSASSPLTGAGDRGVYNFAAGPATLPLSVLKRAQAELVDYHGSGMSIMEMSHRGKEFDAAIKKAEADLRALLAVPDTHAVLFLQGGATTQFAAVPLNLCAGPSDPADFVVSGSWSDKAFKEAKKFSAASAAWSGKDAKYTALPPFDDIKQNPEARFLHICSNETIHGVEFKDYPEPRNKSGILVADMSSNFCSKPVDVSRFGVIYAGAQKNVGPSGVTIAIVRKDLIGNAQPITPVMLDYKTHADNASLYNTPPCFAIYICGLVFEDLLAQGGLAEVEKKNAYKAGILYDTIDASSGYYICPLEKSVRSLMNVPFTLAKGPDFEKQFIAEAAKEGMVQLKGHRSVGGVRASIYNAMPLAGVEKLVAFMKDFQARNP; translated from the coding sequence ATGGAATTGAGCTACCCAGATCCAACAGGTTGCCAACACAAACTTGGAGAAACCAGCAGAGGTCTGCTTAAGGTTTGCAACCTGAGCGCAGTCACGTTGCTGAGCTCAAGTTGGTTGCAATTTGCCGGCAAGCTCAACGCTACCGCTCCCACTACAACCCAGCGGGCCACCAACCCTTTTGGCATCGGCTTCGCTTCATCGCCCATCGCTAGGCGGCGCGCCAACCCCCGGATTCTGACACCTCCTCTCCCCGCTCGCTCCTATAGATCCCGTCCCCTTTCCCATTCCGCACCGAGCAACTCAAaaccctcctctcctctcctctcccaccCACCcacgatggccgccgccgccacatccACTGCTCACtcactcctcctccagcgccccaCCGCGCCGagggctcccgccgccgccgcttcctcccTGCGCCTCCCGGCGCGCGCCGCCAAGATCTcctgcgcggcggtggcggcgccgtccGCGTCCTCCCCCCTCACCGGCGCCGGGGACCGGGGCGTCTACAACTTCGCGGCGGGCCCGGCGACGCTCCCGCTCAGCGTCCTCAAGCGGGCGCAGGCGGAGCTCGTCGACTACCACGGCTCCGGGATGAGCATCATGGAGATGAGCCACCgcgggaaggagttcgacgccgCCATCAAGAAGGCCGAGGCCGACCTGCGCGCGCTCCTCGCGGTGCCCGACACCCACGCCGTGCTCTTCCTCCAGGGCGGCGCCACCACGCAGttcgccgccgtgccgctcaACCTCTGCGCCGGCCCCTCCGACCCCGCCGACTTCGTCGTCTCGGGGTCCTGGAGCGACAAGGCCTTCAAGGAGGCCAAGAAattctccgccgcctccgccgcctggtCCGGCAAGGACGCCAAGTACACCGCCCTCCCGCCCTTCGACGACATCAAGCAGAACCCGGAGGCCAGGTTCCTCCACATCTGCTCCAACGAGACTATCCACGGCGTCGAGTTCAAGGACTACCCGGAGCCCCGCAACAAGTCCGGCATCCTCGTCGCCGACATGTCCTCCAACTTCTGCTCCAAGCCCGTCGACGTCTCCCGCTTCGGCGTCATCTACGCCGGCGCGCAGAAGAACGTCGGCCCCTCGGGGGTCACCATCGCCATCGTGCGCAAGGACCTCATCGGCAACGCGCAGCCCATCACCCCAGTCATGCTTGACTACAAGACGCACGCCGACAACGCCTCGCTCTACAACACCCCGCCCTGCTTCGCCATCTACATCTGTGGCCTCGTCTTCGAGGACCTGCTCGCGCAGGGCGGCCTTGCGGAGGTCGAGAAGAAGAACGCCTACAAGGCTGGCATCCTCTACGACACCATTGACGCCAGCAGCGGGTACTACATCTGCCCCTTGGAGAAGTCAGTGCGGTCGCTGATGAACGTGCCCTTCACTCTGGCCAAGGGGCCGGACTTTGAGAAGCAATTCATCGCCGAGGCGGCCAAGGAGGGCATGGTGCAGCTCAAGGGGCACAGGTCAGTCGGCGGAGTGCGCGCATCCATCTACAATGCCATGCCGCTGGCTGGCGTGGAGAAGCTTGTCGCGTTCATGAAGGATTTCCAAGCTAGGAACCCTTGA
- the LOC120647252 gene encoding DEAD-box ATP-dependent RNA helicase 38-like: MADKASPEKKSWADVEEEEEAKAKAAAEAAAAAASSSSTSESAVEAQVKQIESLSLAPPEDDAAGEEAPPLLDDSDDAQIQAVTSGGTVYESATTFEDLKLSPELLKGLHDEMGFSRPSKIQAITLPMILTPPYKDLVAQAHNGSGKTTCFVLGMLSRVDPNRRIPQAICICPTRELAQQNKAVLMRMGKFIGITCACAIPPAQKDYVPVSKMPPINDQIVIGTSGTLIKWITNKKVATREIKILVFDEADHMLAEDGFRSDSERMMRDIQRSAGGCQVLLFSATFNERVKDFVTKVIKDGNQIFVKKEDLTLEKVKQYKVQIPDEAAKIEVIRDKIFEFGQKVGQVIIFVRTKQSTKNVHNALTREDYVCSSIQGSLDQAEREKIIQEFKDGYTKVLISTDVLARGFDQAQVNLVINYDMPIKFGTRDEPDYEVYLHRIGRAGRFGRKGAVFNLLCGETDNVVMKKIENYFQHQVPEVRNWKNEEGFETALKDAGLL, translated from the exons ATGGCCGACAAGGCGTCTCCGGAGAAGAAGTCGTGGGCCGacgtcgaggaggaggaggaggccaaggccaaggcggcggcggaggcggcggcggcggcggcctcgtcctcctccacctccgagtcggcggtggaggcgcagGTCAAGCAGATCGAATCGCTCTCCCTCGCCCCGCCGGAGgacgacgccgccggcgaggaggccccGCCTCTCCTCGATGACTCCGACGACGCGCAAATCCAAGCT GTGACTTCGGGCGGCACGGTGTACGAGTCGGCCACCACGTTTGAGGATCTGAAGCTGTCGCCGGAGCTGCTCAAGGGGCTGCACGACGAGATGGGCTTCAGCCGCCCGAGCAAGATCCAGGCGATCACCCTCCCCATGATCCTCACGCCGCCCTACAAGGACCTCGTCGCGCAGGCGCACAACGGCTCCGGCAAGACCACCTGCTTTGTCCTCGGCATGCTCAGCCGAGTCGATCCCAATCGCAGGATCCCCCAGGCCATCTGCATTTGCCCCACTAGGGAGCTCGCGCAGCAG AATAAGGCAGTTCTGATGAGGATGGGCAAGTTTATTGGCATTACATGTGCCTGTGCGATCCCACCAGCTCAAAAGGATTATGTGCCGGTCTCTAAAATGCCGCCAATTAATGACCAGATTGTGATCGGCACATCTGGCACACTCATCAAGTGGATTACCAATAAGAAGGTGGCCACAAGGGAGATCAAGATACTTGTGTTTGATGAGGCGGATCATATGCTTGCTGAG GATGGCTTTAGGAGTGATTCTGAGAGGATGATGAGGGATATACAAAGAAGCGCTGGTGGTTGTCAG GTGCTTCTCTTTTCTGCAACCTTCAATGAGAGGGTGAAAGATTTTGTAACAAAGGTAATTAAGGATGGGAATCAAATATTCGTTAAGAAGGAAGATCTTACTTTGGAAAAAGTAAAGCAATACAAAGTTCAAATTCCTGACGAGGCTGCCAAAATAGAGGTCATAAGGGACAAGATCTTTGAGTTTGGACAAAAAGTTGGCCAGGTTATCATCTTTGTTAGAACAAAGCAAAGTACTAAGAATGTTCACAATGCTTTGACGAGAGAGGACTACGTCTGCTCCTCAATTCAAGGATCCCTTGATCAAGCAGAGAGGGAAAAGATTATACAAGAATTCAAGGATGGGTACACCAAGGTTCTTATATCAACTGATGTTCTTGCTCGTGGTTTTGACCAAGCACAG GTTAACCTGGTCATCAACTATGACATGCCAATCAAATTTGGTACAAGAGATGAACCTGATTATGAGGTGTACCTGCACAGAATTGGCAGAGCTGGACGCTTTGGCCGAAAAG GTGCTGTGTTCAACTTGCTGTGTGGTGAAACAGATAATGTTGTGATGAAAAAGATTGAGAACTACTTCCAGCACCAAGTACCTGAG GTGCGAAATTGGAAAAATGAGGAAGGTTTTGAGACTGCTCTCAAGGATGCAGGTTTACTATGA